A DNA window from Syngnathus typhle isolate RoL2023-S1 ecotype Sweden linkage group LG2, RoL_Styp_1.0, whole genome shotgun sequence contains the following coding sequences:
- the harbi1 gene encoding putative nuclease HARBI1: MAISIAILDCDLLLHGRGHKTLDRFDVGSVSDEFLVSQFGFPREFILYLVELLRESLCRRTQRSRAISPEVQVLAALGFYTSGSFQTSMGDTIGISQASMSRCVSNVTKALVEKAPQFITLKREAVIREQTSQEFQKVAGLTGILGVLDCVQVAIKAPNSEDSSYVNKKGFHSIGCQLVCDARGLLLSAETHWPGGLKGVDVLEKSALFKELQEIEGYFLGDSRYPLRKWLLTPVDCPESPAEFGYNLAHTATHEIVDRTFRAIQTRFRCLDGTKGYLQYSPERSASIVLACCVLHNASLQSGLDAWTLERTDPPEQPETLEQRPEDRDDQAEKLRKQLILKHFS; the protein is encoded by the exons CATTTTGGACTGTGATTTACTGTTGCACGGCCGTGGTCACAAAACCTTGGACCGCTTTGACGTGGGCTCTGTGTCAGACGAATTCCTCGTCTCACAGTTTGGCTTCCCCAGAGAATTCATCCTGTACTTGGTAGAGTTACTCAGAGAG TCCCTCTGTAGACGCACACAGAGATCCAGAGCCATCAGTCCTGAGGTCCAGGTGCTGGCCGCGTTGGGGTTCTACACGTCGGGCTCTTTTCAGACATCAATGGGAGATACGATTGGAATCAGCCAAGCATCCATGTCCAGATGTGTTTCCAATGTGACCAAAGCTCTGGTTGAGAAAGCTCCTCAGTTCATCACGTTgaaaag AGAGGCCGTGATCCGAGAGCAGACCTCCCAGGAGTTCCAGAAGGTGGCAGGATTAACGGGCATTCTTGGAGTACTGGACTGCGTTCAGGTCGCCATCAAGGCTCCGAACAGCGAAGACTCATCCTATGTTAACAAGAAAGGCTTTCACTCCATTGGGTGTCAGCTTGTTTGTGATGCCCGAGGCCTACTACTCAGCGCAGAAACTCACTGGCCCGGTGGGCTCAAAGGCGTCGATGTTCTGGAAAAATCTGCCCTTTTTAAAGAACTGCAAGAAATTGAGGGCTATTTTCTGG GTGACAGCCGTTATCCTCTAAGGAAGTGGTTGCTGACCCCGGTGGATTGCCCTGAATCCCCTGCAGAGTTTGGATACAATCTCGCTCACACGGCCACGCATGAGATTGTGGATAGAACGTTTCGAGCCATCCAGACTAGATTCAGATGTTTGGATGGAACCAAAGGGTATTTGCAG TACTCACCAGAAAGGAGTGCATCCATCGTGTTAGCTTGTTGCGTTCTCCACAACGCCTCCCTGCAGTCAGGTTTAGACGCCTGGACTCTGGAAAGGACGGACCCGCCGGAGCAACCCGAAACCCTGGAGCAGAGGCCCGAGGACCGTGACGATCAGGCTGAGAAGCTTCGCAAACAGCTCATCCTGAAACACTTCAGCTAA
- the creb3l1 gene encoding cyclic AMP-responsive element-binding protein 3-like protein 1 has product MESILDTLTADKFYPPGGTNLLDLEELNDGDFLTNVPFSGDQMDDFSSELFSSFFEDHLLERPLLADRNSFLHMDIDSSPDIQVEHSYSLSEDSAPQSPALSVKMDQDSEFEWSFSQDLSSILVKQEEPDVAQRSDPMEGPSLILSPAPARRGSLWRHTVRPPDDVKPVAIKDEPREMGQYLCLPTDDALQLPPTPPSSNHGDSDGSLPPSSPHLALPPSSPQPQQRPTGRGSGSSSSSTAISSSPLLTAPHKLQGTGPLLLTDEEKRTLVAEGYPVPNKLPLTKSEEKALKRVRRKIKNKISAQESRRKKKEYVECLEKKVENYTSENSDLWRKVDNLETANRTLLQQLQKLQSLISGKVVPRACKMASTQTGTCLMMMALCFVLVLGSFSPCLSPLSLVTHASSSPVHTSSPPSPQSEDLYTTTQVRSRSLLFFDEGSPLEETPTTLLVERLRSQKHIQTSRHTADVHKKQTKAPESDHRETKPNDSSGFF; this is encoded by the exons ATGGAGTCTATCTTAGACACTTTGACGGCCGATAAATTCTACCCACCCGGAGGGACCAACCTTTTGGACCTGGAAGAACTCAACGACGGAGATTTTCTCACTAATGTG CCTTTCTCAGGTGACCAGATGGACGACTTCAGCAGTGAATTATTCAGCAGTTTCTTTGAAGACCACTTGTTAGAGCGCCCCCTTCTGGCAGACAGAAATTCTTTCCTCCACATGGACATAGACAGCAGTCCAG acatacaagtagaacACAGCTACTCTTTGAGTGAAGACTCTGCCCCCCAGAGCCCCGCCCTGTCTGTCAAGATGGACCAAGACTCTG aatTTGAATGGAGCTTTAGTCAGGACCTATCGAGCATCCTAGTGAAACAGGAGGAGCCGGATGTGGCTCAAAGGTCAGATCCCATGGAAGGCCCGTCTCTTATCCTAAGCCCCGCCCCTGCGCGGAGAGGGTCGCTATGGAGACACACA GTGCGCCCTCCAGATGATGTTAAGCCTGTGGCTATTAAAGATGAGCCCAGAGAGATGGGACAGTACCTCTGTCTGCCCACCG ATGATGCCCTGCAGCTTCCACCCACGCCGCCCAGCAGCAACCACGGCGACAGTGACGGCTCCCTACCACCGTCCTCCCCGCACCTCGCTCTGCCTCCATCTTCTCCGCAGCCACAACAGAGGCCAACGGGCCGAGGCTCCggttcctcctcctcgtccacaGCCATCTCGTCTTCACCTCTACTAACTGCGCCACAC AAACTGCAGGGTACTGGTCCCCTTTTGCTGACAGACGAAGAGAAGCGGACCCTCGTTGCTGAGGGATACCCTGTACCCAACAAACTTCCTCTCACCAAGAGTGAAGAGAAGGCTCTGAAGAGAGTTAGACGCAAGATTAAAAATAAG ATCTCAGCTCAGGAGAGTCGGCGAAAGAAGAAAGAGTATGTGGAATGTCTGGAGAAAAA GGTGGAGAACTACACATCGGAAAATAGTGACCTGTGGAGAAAAGTGGACAACCTGGAGACAGCCAACAG aACACTTCTCCAGCAACTCCAAAAACTCCAATCGCTTATTTCAGGGAAAGTTGTCCCGCGTGCTTGTAAAATGGCCTCAACTCAAACAGGGACGTGCCTCATG ATGATGGCATTGTGCTTTGTCCTGGTGTTGGGCTCCTTTTCTCCTTGCCTCTCCCCCCTCTCCTTGGTCACTCACGCCTCTTCTTCCCCCGTGCATACTTCTTCTCCTCCCTCCCCCCAGTCAGAAGACCTGTACACCACCACTCAGG tCCGCTCTCGCAGCCTTCTCTTCTTCGACGAAGGCTCTCCACTGGAGGAAACCCCTACAACGTTATTAGTGGAGAGGCTGCGGTCACAAAAACACATCCAGACAAGCCGCCACACAGCTGATGTCcacaaaaaacagacaaaggcGCCCGAGTCGGACCACAG AGAAACTAAACCAAATGACAGTTCAGGATTCTTCTGA